GTTGCGCAATAATGAATCTTATGGCAACGCTTTGAGACAACGGCCTTCTCGAAGCGTTGTCATTTTTTAGAGCTTAGTGACAGAACAAACTTAATGAGGTAATCGCTAGCACTGCAGACGTGGCGAAGGGAATCAGGGCAGCGGAAAAGAGAGTCCGGGCTTCAGGCGACAAGGGCACACTCTCGGAATTGATTAAGGCATTAATGCGGGCCTGCCAGACACTATTCCACGCGGTTTCTCCGGAAAATTGGGAATGGGGTTGTTCGCGTAATGCATGGATCGTTGTGACCATCGCTTGCATTAAATAATCAGCTGTGTGTTGCCAGCTAATGGCAAATTGGTCGGCACGAATTTCACGGGTGGTCAGATAAAACCGATAGAGTGACTCAAGTGGTAGCCAGGGAAACGCTCGTAAAATCACCAAGAAAATTTGTTGTAAGGCATAATCATGAGCGCGCACGTGATGCACTTCATGGGCTAAAATCGCCGTTAACGCAGGAACATCTAGAATTTGCTTAAGGCGTCTCGAAACCACAATGGTAGGATGAATAACGCCGTAGGTAAATGCGTCCGGACTATCCCATAATCCGATTTGGAAAGCAATTTTTTGGTCACCGCAAATTTCTGGAAGATCTTGTAAGGGGAATGGTACAAGTTGCGGTGCCATCCGTTGAATGGTCTGACGACTGTTTTTGACGACAGAAAAGGTGGCATATCCCAGGCGAAGAAAATAAGCGAGAGACAATAGAATAAACACGGCCAAAAGAAAGGTTAGCCCGCTAGAGGACGTGTCCGGTCTTTGCATCACACTCCACATCATGTGGCGGTAAGTGACGAGGGCGGCAAGGATGAGAAGAAAGCCCGGTAAAAGGGATAGTCCCAAAAGAGCAACTGCCCAGGCATATGCGGATTGTGCTACTTTACTGGTGAGATTTTTCTTGGGTTCTTGCACGGACAATAGCCTCCAATTTAGCCAGAGCCTCAGGATCGAGCTCATCAATGGCATCAACAAAGTGCACTAATCCGGACTCGCCAAATTCGGAAATCAAGGTTTCCACGGATTCCATCGCCCGGGCTTTGAGCACGCTTTCGGCTGGCGCAATTTTGTACACATAATGACGAACGCTGCCACCACGAACCAAGATTTTTTGGGAAACCAAGCGGTTCATGACTGTTGCAACCGTGTTAATGGACACCGGGCGCTTTTGTGATATGGCCTGGTGCACACTTTTCACCGTCGACTCTCCTTGATTCCTAATAATTTGAAGAATTTGATTGCGCAAATGATTTTTTGGAGCCAATGGCATACAACCCTCACAATATCAGTAAAGTTCCTCCAAGTCTCATATTATTGTAACATTTCATGGGAGGTAATTTATGAGGTCTGTTCACAATGTTACGCGCTTAGCTATGGGTTCAGGTTTGGCTATTTATGGAGTCATTATGAGCCTGGCATGGCATTACTACCCAAGAATTGGACAGCCGGGCATTATTCTCAATCACGGTATCGCCTTTGGGCTGTTTTCGCACTTTCCTCAATTTGGCGTGATTATGGCGACCGCAGCTGTTATTGGACTGCTTGTCATAATGCTGTGGCGCATGCCATCTGTGCGCTTGCCAGTAGCCTGGATCCTGGCTGGGGCCATAGGGAACTGGACCGACCGGCTATTGTGGGGCGGTGTTGTTGATTATTGGCAGCTTAGGCCCTATCCTTATATTTTTAACTTGGCCGATTTGGTAATTCGATTCGGCTTTATCTGGTTAGTCATTCAAGCTTATAGACAATTTCGGAAAGAAGACTCACTTTGGGCATCACGTTCTAAAGTATGATAACGCACAATATATTGATCACATAATTGGCTGTAATGAAGACGTAGCGTCGTGTTGTCTGTATTGAGCATCCGCCAACGCCAAAATTCCAAAACCAAGCGCGTATATCGAACGCGAATCTTCCTCATCCATTGTTTAAACATGCTTACCCTCTTTTACTTTTACTGATGAGATCATAAATATTGCCTGTTTAAACTTCTCGCAAAACGGTTTTTATTCATCATAAAACTGTGATTTATTATTGGCCGTAATTGCCAAAAAGTCCATAAATCTGCCGAGAAATTTGCCAAATTTGCCAAAGAATCGATCGCGTAATGTTCTATTGTTCGGCAAATTAGCTGTATCTCATGTTCGACAACGCTTGATCTTTGCCGAAATATGATAAATATGAGAAAAAATTTGCCGGAAATTATTTCGAGAAATGTCGACGGGTTTGTCCGTAATTGTCTATGAGACAAATCTGAGACACTAGAACATGCAGATTATGATATTATCGCATCAGCTGGCCGGCTAAAATTTTTCTCCTGAATTGCTTCAATAATCTTGCGCAATTTTGCAAAATTCCTCTTGCCATATCATTCAAGGACCTTCATAGTAATACATAACGGGAGCTCGGCTAACCGGGCTGAGAGGGTGGATTGGCCACCGACCGTCAACCTGATCTGGGTAATGCCAGCGGAGGGAACAGATTTTTGATCCTTTTAGCCCATCCATTCATAAACTTTCCCTACTGCCTGGCATATGTGACCGGTAACCCGCGACTGGCGGCGTGTGAAAAAAAGGGGGAGCTTTATGGCAACAACACCGAATGCGTATCATGTCTTTCCGGAAAGTCAAAAAGTTTATTTGACAGGTTCGAGACCCGATATTCGTGTGCCGATGCGCCAAATTCGCCTCACGAATAGTCAAACATTTCGTGTCTACGACACCTCAGGTCCCTATACCGATGCCAGTTATGAAGCCGATGTGCGGCAAGGTTTACCACCAATTCGGAGCGCCTGGATTCTTGAACGACAAGATGTGGAAGAATATGAAGGCCGCAAGGTCCAGCCTATCGATGACGGGCTTAAAACGCCGGAAGATATTCGAGCGCAAGAGACGGCACCGGGTCTTCACCGCAAACCCTTACGTGCGCGTGCAGGCAAAAATGTCACGCAAATGCATTATGCGCGTCAAGGCATTATTACTCCCGAGATGGAATTTATTGCTTTGCGTGAGGGATTCGACCCAGAATTTGTCCGCGAAGAAGTTGCTCGGGGACGCGCCGTAATTCCGGCCAATATTAACCATCCTGAGTTAGAGCCGATGATTATTGGCCGTCATTTCCACACCAAGATTAATGCCAATATCGGAAATTCGGCTGTAGCATCCTCTATCGAAGAAGAAGTGGACAAAATGCGGTGGGCCACCTTGTGGGGCGCGGATACGGTGATGGATTTGTCTACCGGAAAAAATATCCATACCACCCGGCAATGGATTTTGCGAAATTCGCCCGTGCCCATTGGCACTGTGCCGATTTATCAGGCTTTGGAAAAAGTTAAAGGCAAAGCGGAAGACTTGAGTTGGGAAGTTTACCGCGATACGTTAATTGAACAAGCCGAACAAGGTGTCGATTACTTTACGATTCATGCCGGGGTCAGGCTTGCTTATATTCCTCTCACGGCCAACCGGGTAACCGGGATTGTGTCGCGTGGCGGTTCGATTATGGCGGCATGGTGTTTGTACCACCATAAGGAAAACTTTTTATACACGCATTTCGAAGAGATTTGCGAGATTATGAAACAATACGATATTACTTTTTCCCTGGGGGATGGTCTGCGTCCAGGATCCTTGGCGGACGCCAATGACCGCGCACAATTTGCGGAATTAGAAACACTGGGAGAGCTGACGGAAATTGCATGGAAGCACGATGTCCAAGTGATGATTGAAGGACCGGGGCATGTTCCGATGCACCTCATTAAGGAAAACGTGGAAAAGGAAATGGAGATTTGTCATGAAGCGCCATTTTACACTTTAGGGCCCTTGACCACGGATATTGCCCCAGGCTATGACCACATTACCTCGGCTATTGGAGCGGCAATGATTGGATGGTTTGGCACGGCCATGCTCTGCTATGTCACCCCGAAAGAACATCTAGGTTTACCCGATAAAGAGGATGTCAAACAGGGAGTGATCGCTTACAAAATTGCGGCCCATGCGGCGGATGTGGCCAAAGGCCATCCCCGTGCCCGGGAATGGGACGACACATTGTCGATGGCGCGATTTGAATTCCGGTGGCGGGATCAATTTAATTTGTCCTTAGATCCCGAGACGGCGGTGGCTTTTCATGATGAAACCTTACCCGCCGAACCGGCGAAAGCCGCACATTTTTGTTCCATGTGCGGACCCAAATTCTGTTCCATGCGTATCACCCAAGATATCAGATCATGGGCTCAGGCTCACGATGTGAATGAAGAAGAAGCTATTGCCGTGGGGCTTCAAGCAAAAGCCGAAGAATTTAAACAACAAGGCGGCAATCTCTATCCCCCGGTGAAATAAGAGTTTCAGAGGGTAATGCTCCCGCGTCACGAAAAGATCCGTGGTATTGAGTCATATCACGGATCTTTTTTGTTTTTCTAGGTCGTGTATTGGTCAGACATTTCTTGTAAGGGATACCATCTCATGGGCTTTATGATTTCGCATCCACAGTCCAGAGGTTATAGGAAATGAGATTATACCCCAACGATTTGATAGCCTTGTTCAACAAGACGAATGAGTGCTTCGCCGGCTGGTTCCATCGTGATGCCTTTGGCCCCGACACGCTCGGTCACGCCATATTGATCCGCGTTGAAAGGACAGGCGGCCATAGGAACACTCCCATCGGTTAAGGCCTTAAGAGCCTGTTCAATTTGCTCGTCAGCTTGTCCCGCGAGTTGAACACCAGGACCAAAGAAGTAGACTTGAATATCTTGCCCGCGATTGGCTTTGAGACGACCGGCGAGGACGATGTTGGCCAGCGCCTTGTCACGTAAATCAGGACCAGCGGTGATCCAAAATGCAATTTTTGCCATGGTAAGCCTCCTCTGATTTTTGTTGTAATTGTCAGGCACGATTTGACGAAAATTCAAAGCGCTAAATCATTGGGATGATGAAATTTTCATCATAGCGCTTGCTATTACTATACAATAACAAGTAAAACAAAACAAGGGCAGAACCGCGTCTTAGAAAGACTTCATCCTGTCCTGGGTTTGGGAGTCTATGATGGCGAGGACGAGGAAGCGTTGTCATCAAGGGGCAGATATTGTTCTCCGAATGTTTTCAGGGCGTCTAAGATGGGCATTAAAGCCAAACCTTTGGGTGTTAAAGCATATTCCACCCGGGGTGGCTTTTCGGCATAGCGGGTGCGACTGATAGCCCCTTCACGGGTTAGCATTTTTAAACGCTGGCTAAGAATTCTCGGATTAATTCCTGCTTGTTGCAATTCTGTGAAGCGCTTTTCTCCCGTGGCCAAATCTCGTAAAATCATAATGATATAGACATCTGCAAATAGCATGGCTGTCCTTTGGATAGGACAGGCAACCTCACGCCACGATTCCATCGCCCTCACCTCAATAATCGACAAGGATATTCTTATGCTCACTATACACCATTTCCTTTTTGATTGATGATCAGCCGTTGGCAGAACGGTAACGTCCTGTTATTTTCATTTTTTTGTCGTTTATAAAGGATCTTGGTGAAATTCGGCAGGAATTTTGTTAATAAATGGAGAATAATTATCCAAAGAGCAAGTTTGTTCATCAAAATCCGCGGTTTTTTAGAAAGGCTATCCGAGCATTTGTATCGTGAATGAAATCACAAGGTATTGATTGAAGCTTGGCAGATGGAGCAACATCCATAAAAAGCAATAGGCATCAATAACATCATTAAAACCAGAATAAGTAAATAACTCAAAAGGACGTTTCTTGATTGACTACACTTGTTACGGCGCATGGATGGTATTTCACGTGATTGTCTTCAAACTCTCATGAAAGGGATTGGGGAACGGTGAGGGGAATGTGTTGCTAATCCCTTTTATCTTCTTACCGAAACGAGCTGAGGATTCTCAGCATAAACTGAACTGTTGGATAAGGACTCTTTCGAAGTGGGTAGCGTCCTCCCTCTAGACATCGATATCGAAATGGTTTGAAAGTGATTACAAAGGCTAGGTGCTCCTATGACATGGTTAGCGGATACAGCATTTGAAGAATCAGAACGATTCGTAGGACGTTCAAAGGAATTACAACAGTTTCAGGCGTGGCTTCATGATGCACAGCCTCTCACCCAGCTTTGGGACGTGCACGGCATTGCGGGGATGGGAAAATCGACGTTGTTATGGCAATGGATGGCCTATGCACGCCGTCAACAATTGCCGACGGTGTGGATGGACGGTCGCTCCTGCCCTAAGCAACCGGTGCAATTTCTTGACCACCTCTTTGACACCACGGAAAATGTTCTGCCGATTAGTTCCCGCAAAAAAATGCCATGGCCTGATCGATTTTTTTGGGTTATCGACAATTTTGACGATATGGAGTCAATCGAACCCTGGTTGCGAGAAGATCTCATTGCGCGACTGCCCGAACAAGGAGGGCTCTTGGTATTTGCTTCCCGGCGGGGCCTGTCCGCACAATGGCATGTGCATCCCATTTGGGCACATCGGGTGCAAAAGATGCCCTTATCGCCATGGACGCTTCATGAAGCCCGGACATACTTCCACCGTATCGGATTACAAATGACGGAGGAATTGCAACAGGTGCTGCGGCCCTTGCACGGACATCCTTTGTCCATGGCAGTAGCCGGAGAATATTTTTCCCGCCGGGGCACTGTTATGCAGAAGCGCGACTACTCTTTTTTGGAAACGATTACCGCAGAATTATTGCGTGAAGTCACAGATCCCGAACTGCATCCCTTTTTGGATATTTTGACGGTATTACCCTCGGCCAACCAAGATATGATCACGGCTATTGCCGAGCCATTGGTGATCAGCATGCAACAGTACCGGGATTTAAGCCGCCTATCCTTTGTGCGGCGGGTGCCAGGGGGCTTGGCGCTTCATGATGTGATCCGCTCCCAGCTTTTAGCATCCATGCAGGAACATCATCCAATGACACTAAAACACCTGCGCCTAAAAGCTTTGGATTATTTAGGCTCGTTATATCGCCAGAGTCAATCCGGCAGCGAAAAAAATCACTTGGGTTATTTGTTATTGGAAATTACGGCACAATCTTTGCCAATTTCGAGCCCCTATGCCAATATCGCAGCCATCGATGAGATTGTGCGGGAAAACGAGCTTAAGGAGGGTGATCTCGAGTGCCTTCATGCCATGATCGAGCATTGGGGACGGCAAAGTTTGGACATGCCGAATTTAGAGGTGGCTCATGCCTTTTTAGATGACATCGTTCGCAATATTGATGGGGGAATCCGGTTATTTCGGGCACCAAGTGGAGAAGTGGTCGCTTTTTTTGCAAGCCTACCTCTGTACCAAATGACTGTAGAACTCATCGAGCAATATGTTCCAGGCAGTCTTGCCAAATATTTTCCCCATGATACATCTTTTCCCCTTGATCCGGAGCACGTGGACACCTTCTTTGGTGTTCTTGTGGGCGTCAAACCCGATGATCCCCGCTACCATGCTCATGATTTATTAGGGATTTTAATCCGCGATGGGTTGTCTCATCTCGGGCGAGGACTTCGCGGCGTCATTGGGGTCAGTGAACCGAATTTGAAACAATTGCTGGAACTCTTAGGATTTATTCCTCACCCCATTGATGCTCAAAAGGAAATTGACGCCTTTACCTTAGATATGCGCCAGCGTGATTTTTTGCTATGGGTGGGTTCTATCGTACAAACTTTGAACCGTCCAGCGATACGGATGCAGTATCCTATTGATGAAAATCTTTTGCGCAGAGTGTTAAAGGAACTCCATGATCCCAATGCCTTTAGGAAAACGGGGATTGGTGAAATTTTAGGATGCCAACCCGAAGAGGCCCGGTATATCTTGCAATCCTTGTTGACTAAAGCGCCAATTCCGCCTCTCTCCAAAAATGAACAAAATTTGTTGCGGTTAACTTTCGTCGAACGTATCGGCAATGCTGATTCCATCGCATTAGCCCTACATTTGTCGCGACCCACCTATTACCGCATGTTGAAACAAAGCCTGGTAAACTTGTGCACCGTTTTGCAATCGGGGGACTTTTTGTCGGCCGCTTTAGAGTAACGAGGAGCCCAACCTTAAATTCGGCCGGCTTACACCCTGTCGTTTTCAGCTAGACTTCAGGCTTGGAATCTTTCTGCTCTTTTATAATGAGTATTAACCATTATGAGAAAGATTATGAAAGGATCTTGTAGCGGATGAAATGGCATTGGCCTGCTCTTGTCTTAGGACTTGCGGCAATTGGAACGTTAGGCACATTCGGCATTACCCATTCGGAAAATATGTGGCCACAAGTTTCTGATCAGCAAATTGGGGCGTCTCAATGGAACATGTTTGGCACGGGTCCTTCGCATGATGCGGTCATTGAAAGTGGTCCGAACCAGAATCTCAGCGTTCAGTGGACGCGTCAATTTTCCCAGCCACTCATGCAGCCCAGTGTGGTTCGTGGCGTGGTCTATGTTGGGGGAATTGGGAACAAACCGGCTGTCTATGCAATTGATGCCAAAACAGGCAAGACCTTGTGGAAAACCGATGTCAATAACCAGGTCATGACCACCCCAGTCGTTCATAATGGCATTGTTTTTGTGGGATCAGGCAATCATAATTTTCCTATATCTCATGTTCCCCAATATGGTGTACAGATTATTCGAGGTAGCGGTCCGAGTGCCGTGTATGCACTCGATGCACGAACGGGCGCGATCTTGTGGAAACATGAAACGCAAGGCGAAGACATGCCCACTTTTGTCTACGCCAATCACTTAGTGTATGTGGCCAATGGATCCGATGAATTATTAGCCTTAAGCCCACTTACAGGACAAACCGTATGGAAACTGTCTTTGCCCTCTTATGTGAGCATGTCTTCCCCAACCATCGTGGGCAACATGATGTATTTTGGCGGAACGCATCCCGCTGCCATATATGCGATTAACCTTCAAACGCATCAAGTGCAATGGATGCACACCTTACCCCATCCTTTAGGGGGATCGGACGATGTACCGCCGGCGGCAGGAGATGGCATGATCTATTTTGATTATGTTCAACAAGTGCATAATCAACCGCATGAAGTGGTCTACGCGCTAAATGCTGAAAATGGCCATACCGTCTGGACCGTTGATGAAGGACCGGGAACAATCCCGGTGGGACCCAATGGGGGACCGCGGGATGAGACCGGGATTCCCACGATATATGGCAACAGATTATATGTTAGTAGTCCTTTAACGGATTCTTTTTACGCGTTTAATTTACAAACAGGCGCATTAGATTTTCGTGTGCACTTTAAGAGTCAAATGACCCAGGGTCCTGTGATCTATCAAGGCGTCTGCTATGTGGGCGATGTACACGGGAATTTTTATGCCATTAATGCTACAACCGGACAAATTCAAGGAAAACTCCACTTTCAAGGGGCTTTTATGCCCTCTACGCCAGTGTTAGTGGGGCAAACCCTTTTCATTGGCGATAAAGCAGGCCAATTTATGGCGATTCCGTTATCGGAATTTGCATCATAAGACTTTTGTGCGACTTATCCTGTCATGAGAACAGCATGTTAAGGCTGGGAATCCAGATAAGCCCGAAATATTTGGTAGTCACGTCCTAGAACCGTATTTACCCGTAATGCCATCTCAAAGATACCAGACTGTCCACTTTCGCGGCACCGCAAAACAGTCCCATTCATCTTGATGGCGCGCGTGGGCAGCTCTAAGATAAAATCCACGGTTGTTCCTTCTCCGCCATAGGCACTTGACATCTAAGCCCATCGACCGAAACATCCTCTGTTTCGGTCGCGATTTTTTTCCATTTCAAAGGTCCTTGGGGAATAAGAAGCGGGATGCGCAACTGATATCGCCTTGTACGTCGATTTTCCACCGCTTGAGGCTGATCTTGCATGGCTGCGATAATCATGGGAGAGGGACTGAGATCAATGCGTTCAATAATTCCTTGCTGTTGCCAATGTGTCGCATACCATTGCCATTGCAAAAATATCGGCGTCTTAGGAGGCGGCAGTCTAAGCTCCGTTACAGGAGTTTGAATTTCTAAAAAAACTTGTTCTTTTAACCGGAATTTCACTATGACGTCAATGCGTTGATCGGCATAGGAAAATTGGGCGACATCATTAACCGATAAGGTACTCACGGTGTTCTCTCCTTAACATCGACAATATGGAATGGCAACAAGGACGATATCTTTATGTCTTATCCTAAATCACAGCTTTTGTTTCTGTCTTGATTTTCTTAAGAATTTTAAACCACAAATTGGGGAGTTTGCCGGGATATTTCATGAATAGTGGTGCCAAGAGACAGCCATTTGTGCCGTGACCACAGGGTTGTGGGATCCGCTGCTGCGGTTTGTCAGGCGCATAAGAATCGAATTATCGAGCCAATCGAGTTGAGTTGGCATATTATCGTGTCCCTGGTTTTGGATAACAATAAGACCCGGAAAGGGCGGAAGAAAGTGGGTATGTAAATAAAGAATGAGGGGATTAATTACGCGCTCAGTCAGTGCCTGATGATATCCCACAATTTCTACGGTCCACTCCCCTTCATGCCAGATTAAAATGGGGAAATCCGCGCCTTGTGGACTTTCGCCCGCAATAGTTGGAACGCTTGAGGAATAGAAATGTCCGGTCAGACCGGTGATAAGAGAAAGTTTTGTGGGCTGTCCTTCAGGTGCTTTCCAGAAATCATTGTGCTGGACTAATAGCTGGGGGATTGCCTGTGATTGTTCAACGGGATATTGGTTCAGGGACCATGTGATCAGGGGCACTTGGGCGAGATGATCTTGCAAAATTTCTGGACTGTTAATGGGATAACTTTGCTGGGTGGGCCATAACCTCACATGATATGCTGTTCCCTGAGTATTGACAGCGGTGGTTGCTGATAAGATAAGGGATGAGGGTAAGGGAATTTGCCGCGGCCCCCATAAGGGCAGTGTCGTGCGTTTGGCCACCTCTTGAAGTGCCTCGGCAATGAGCTGATGAGACGATAGGTAGAGGCTGATGGGAGCCAAGTAAGCAAAATGCCAGTGCTTTCCCTGATCACGGGTCACATAGACGGCTTCTAGATGAGAACTAGATAGGGGAGCAAAAATTTGACCCGATCGTGCTGTAGAGAAATGGATAATGGGGCTTTGATGTCCGGACCAAAAAGACGGCGGTAACGGGATTTTTTGTTGAGACCATATCCGTCCACCGTCATGGGTTTGGTAAACGAAAAGCTCAGGCAAGACCGCACTCAGTTCGGCAATATACCCCGTTTTCAAACTGGTAAAGAGCATGGATACATTGCCGGTTTGGTTAGGAAAGGAGGGAAAGGACCTCGGAGAAGCGGCCCACTGCGACATCTTTTCCAAAGTCCAGTGCTGACCATTGTCAGAGGAATGAAAGAGATAGAACATCTCATTATCTGTAGCAATGCTTCCCGCAGCCAACAACCATTTTTGATGGCCGACTTTTGCCACAACGCTTTGGGGATAATGGATTAAATGCATGACGCTGTCCGTTGGCGTCGCTAATAATCTTGTGTGCCAACTGTTGAGAATCGTTTTGGCTAATCCCTTATCGGATGTTTTGAGAGTGACCGTGAGCGTTAAGATATCGCCGTTTTTGGTCATTATCTCTTTCGAGCCATTAGTACGGGATCCTAAGTCCGTTATCAGTGTTTTGAGCTGGTATGGAGAGGCCAGACTTTGGAAATTGATGGGAAGCCAAGCTGTTAGGGAAGGGGGGGACGCACTAGTTAATATCACTTTCCCCGATGTTCCTTGATAAATTCTTCTAAAAGCAGAGGATAATCCGGTTTGTAACGTCCATGAACGCGGAATAACGAAGGTTGTTCCTCTCCATGAATGTTGGCGCATGTTTTGCTTTAGATTTTGTGTTGGCGAGAGCACCATGTGAGATGGCGTAATTTTTACGGGATCATAAGTAGAACTGGCTGCTGAATGCGCATCCAGGCCACATCCTGACAACGCCATGCACAGGCTGATCCATCCAAAGAGCCTATGCCGACGCTGCATCGTGGCTTTTCCCTCCAACAACCAGATCTTCATGCCCAAGATTTTTGTGGCATGTTAAACATACCAAGGACTCTCTTCCTAACCACACCTGTATAAGTGTATGTTACTGGTTCAGAGCAGGTAGTGAAAGGGCATTTTGTCAAATAGCCAAGAATATTTGGGATTTGTGTCGTGAGCTGTGAGATGTGCTCGAGACAAAATGAAAATATTCCGTCTCGCAAAAGGTCAAAGTGTTCTTTTATCAAGTATCTGTTAGCATATAGGAGTTGAGGGCAGGTGAGAAAGCGGTCAGAGACATGAGGCATTCCAGCACAAACAGACTTCCTCCCACAAATATTACCCGTCTTTTGGCGTTTCACCGAGATCCTTTGGGATTGTTGTTGAATCTCGCCCACAGCGACTCGGCATTGACGCATTTTCGTATGGGCCCTTGGCCCTTTGTATTGGCAGCGGGAGAAGACGCTGTCTATCAAATCCTGGTTCATCACGGCAAGGAGCTCGAGAAAGGTCCGGGCATGGACCATAAAAATCCTTTAATCGGCCGCGGGCCGCTAATTGCTGAAGGAACATTGTGGCGGAAAGAAAGACGGGCATTACAACCGGTTTTTGATCACCAATATTTTGAAAATTATGCTCAGCAAATTGTGCAGATCGTAACCGATTATGCCAAGACCTTTTCCAACGGTCCTAAGTGGGTGACGATGGATGATGAGATGCTGACTTTGACCTTGAAAATTGTTGTGAGCACCTTATTAGATGATGAGCAAGATCTGGATCGGTTACGCCATATTTCTACCGATGTGCAAACCGTCATGACCTATTTTTTCCGCCGCTCGCGTAGTGCTATTCGTATTCCCTATCATTGGCCGTTTCCGTGGAATTATCACAACGCTCAACAGGAATTGACTCATTGGATTAAGCAACTTGTCGCCAAAGAGCCGGAAAGTTTGATGGTAAGGCGACTCAAAGAGTACCTGGGAACAGATGACGAAGCTCTTATACAGTCAGCTCTTACCGTGGTGATGGCAGGGCACGAGACGACTGGCCATGCTTTGGCCTGGACCTTAGGACTTCTAGCCCAAAATCCCGCGGTGCAACAGATTTTGCACGAAGAGTTAGAGACGGTACTGGGGACAAGAGTTCCCACAATTCACGATCTGGATGCACTGCCTTTTCTGCACGCTGTTATTCGGGAGGCTCTTCGCTTGTATCCTCCTGTGTGGCTCATCAGCCGGAAAAATCCTCAACCTATAACGGTGCTTGGACACACCTATCCAGCTGATACCTTTTTTTTGATAAGTCCTTACGTGACCCATCATTTAGCTGAACTCTATCCTGAACCGGATACCTTTAACCCCAAACGATGGCTCAATCAGGCGGGGCGTATGGATCATCTCATGTCATATCTCCCCTTTGGTCATGGTCCTAGGCGCTGTGTGGGACGCGATTTAGCCCTTATGGAAATGGCTCTCATTGTGGCTGTTATAGCGCAGAGATATTCGGTATCTGTGCCCAAAGACGTTATGATGCGTCCTCTACCCAAATTAAGTTTGGTTCCAGCTAACGGAATGCCCTTAGTGATTTCACCACGGTCGTGT
The Sulfobacillus thermosulfidooxidans DNA segment above includes these coding regions:
- a CDS encoding WD40/YVTN/BNR-like repeat-containing protein, whose translation is MQRRHRLFGWISLCMALSGCGLDAHSAASSTYDPVKITPSHMVLSPTQNLKQNMRQHSWRGTTFVIPRSWTLQTGLSSAFRRIYQGTSGKVILTSASPPSLTAWLPINFQSLASPYQLKTLITDLGSRTNGSKEIMTKNGDILTLTVTLKTSDKGLAKTILNSWHTRLLATPTDSVMHLIHYPQSVVAKVGHQKWLLAAGSIATDNEMFYLFHSSDNGQHWTLEKMSQWAASPRSFPSFPNQTGNVSMLFTSLKTGYIAELSAVLPELFVYQTHDGGRIWSQQKIPLPPSFWSGHQSPIIHFSTARSGQIFAPLSSSHLEAVYVTRDQGKHWHFAYLAPISLYLSSHQLIAEALQEVAKRTTLPLWGPRQIPLPSSLILSATTAVNTQGTAYHVRLWPTQQSYPINSPEILQDHLAQVPLITWSLNQYPVEQSQAIPQLLVQHNDFWKAPEGQPTKLSLITGLTGHFYSSSVPTIAGESPQGADFPILIWHEGEWTVEIVGYHQALTERVINPLILYLHTHFLPPFPGLIVIQNQGHDNMPTQLDWLDNSILMRLTNRSSGSHNPVVTAQMAVSWHHYS
- a CDS encoding PQQ-binding-like beta-propeller repeat protein — translated: MKWHWPALVLGLAAIGTLGTFGITHSENMWPQVSDQQIGASQWNMFGTGPSHDAVIESGPNQNLSVQWTRQFSQPLMQPSVVRGVVYVGGIGNKPAVYAIDAKTGKTLWKTDVNNQVMTTPVVHNGIVFVGSGNHNFPISHVPQYGVQIIRGSGPSAVYALDARTGAILWKHETQGEDMPTFVYANHLVYVANGSDELLALSPLTGQTVWKLSLPSYVSMSSPTIVGNMMYFGGTHPAAIYAINLQTHQVQWMHTLPHPLGGSDDVPPAAGDGMIYFDYVQQVHNQPHEVVYALNAENGHTVWTVDEGPGTIPVGPNGGPRDETGIPTIYGNRLYVSSPLTDSFYAFNLQTGALDFRVHFKSQMTQGPVIYQGVCYVGDVHGNFYAINATTGQIQGKLHFQGAFMPSTPVLVGQTLFIGDKAGQFMAIPLSEFAS
- a CDS encoding cytochrome P450, whose product is MRHSSTNRLPPTNITRLLAFHRDPLGLLLNLAHSDSALTHFRMGPWPFVLAAGEDAVYQILVHHGKELEKGPGMDHKNPLIGRGPLIAEGTLWRKERRALQPVFDHQYFENYAQQIVQIVTDYAKTFSNGPKWVTMDDEMLTLTLKIVVSTLLDDEQDLDRLRHISTDVQTVMTYFFRRSRSAIRIPYHWPFPWNYHNAQQELTHWIKQLVAKEPESLMVRRLKEYLGTDDEALIQSALTVVMAGHETTGHALAWTLGLLAQNPAVQQILHEELETVLGTRVPTIHDLDALPFLHAVIREALRLYPPVWLISRKNPQPITVLGHTYPADTFFLISPYVTHHLAELYPEPDTFNPKRWLNQAGRMDHLMSYLPFGHGPRRCVGRDLALMEMALIVAVIAQRYSVSVPKDVMMRPLPKLSLVPANGMPLVISPRSCHPING